Part of the Halomarina litorea genome is shown below.
CTCTCTCACCACCCGATTACTCGACGGGCTACCGGCCCGCGAACGCCGACTCGCGGACCGGGACTGTCAGTCCCGTCTGTTTAGTGCCCCCGCGGCCCCGAACCGAAGCGCCGTTCGAACTCCGGGTCGCTGTCGGCGTCCTCCGTGGCGTCGACACCGCCGTCGGTGGTGCCGGGGCCCATCGTCGGGCCGCGCGGGTCGGAGGTCCCGGCCACCGACCCGGCCCGGCCCATCCAGCGCGAGATGTTGTTCGCGACGTAGTCCTTGCCACCCCACCCGAGGGCGACGCCGACACCGATTGCGAGGGCAGCACCCGCACCGTAGGCGGCGGCCTGGGCGAACACGTAGAGGATGGCCGTGTCGATACCCATCGTGTCCAGACCGATGACGACGGCCATGAAGTAGAGGAACAGCTTGGTGCCCGAGGCGAAGTACTTCGTCGCGCGGGAGTTCGTCGCCTCGCGCGTGCGAGCGATAGTGTCACCGATGAAGTCGGCGACGACGAACCCGAGGACGATGACCAGCAGGCCCGCGACGAACGAGGGCAGGTACGCCATCGCCGTCGACACCCACTCCGAGAGCAGGTCTATGGCGAGGACGTCAGCCGCGGCGACGAGCGCCAGTGCGTAGACGAAGTAGCGCGCTATCGCGCCGAACGCGCTTGAGACGGCTTTCTCCGTCCCGCCCATGATTCTCCCCAGCGGGGTCTTCAGGACCGCGCGGTCGACTTCCGCCCGGTCGGCCACCTCTCGAATCGCCCGCCCCACGATACGGCCGACGACCCAGCCCACGAGGAGGACGAGTATCGCGCCGATGAGGTTGGGCAGGAACGCCACGACGCTGGTGAGCAACTGGTTGAGGTAGGTGCTCACGTCTCCGACCTGGAGGAGGAAGACACTGCTCGTATGGACTGTGTGTACCATGGCTGAGCGTGCGCCACGAGCGGGTTTAGTTAATCTGCAGCGTTCCGTGAGGAAACCTGTCAGGTCCGCCTCCGGGGGTGGCGGGGGCCGGTCGAGTGTGCGCGTCGTCGACCCACGCGCCCGGGTGCGGGGTAACGGTTGCACGGCCCGTCTCCGGGAAATCGGGCCGTAACCCGACCTGACACGTCCGTGCGAGTTCGCCCCGGGATATCGCGGGGTGGTACGGGCGCGTACCGGCAGGTCGCGGGGTTTTTCTCGGCTATCGCCCTATCTTGGATATGACCATCACGGCCGGCGTCGTCGCGGTCCAGGGCGACGTCTCGGAGCACGTCGCGGCCATCGAGGCGGCCGCCGAGGCCAACGGGGCAGGCGAGGCACACAGTGCCTCGAAGCGGAGCGGGGAGCACGGCGACCCGCGAGGCGGTGTCGAGGTGCGGGAGGTCAGGACGGCGGGGGTCGTCCCCGAATGCGACGTCCTCCTCCTGCCCGGCGGGGAGTCGACGACCATCTCGCGACTCCTCCACGGTCAGGGCATCGACGAGGAGATTCGCGACCACGTCGCCGCCGGCAAACCTCTGCTCGCGACGTGTGCGGGTCTCATCGTCGTCAGCCGCGACGCCAAAGACGACCGGGTGCGCGTCCTCGACTTGCTGGACGTGAGCGTCGACCGCAACGCCTTCGGGCGGCAGGTGGACAGTTTCGAGGCACCGCTGGACGTCACGGGCCTCGACGACCCGTTCCCGGCGGTGTTCATCCGCGCGCCCCTCATCGACGAGGTGGGCGACGGGGTCGAGGTCCTCGCCGAGTGGGAGGGGCGGCCCGTCGCCGTCCGGCAGGGGTCGGTCGTCGCCACCTCCTTCCACCCCGAACTGACGGACGACGACCGCATCCACCGGCTGGCGTTCTTCGAGCGCGCGCTCGCCTGAACCGGGGTCGGCCGCGCCCCGCGACACCCGCCCGCTCGCTGAGGAATCGCTAGACGTTTTCCGTGGAGCCACCCTGTGAGGGGTATGGACGCAACTATCGACGCGGTCCGGGTGGCGGGGACGCCCAACGGGCCCACCCCCATCGTCGTCCTCGCCGTCGACGACGAGGAGGACATCCTTCCCATCTTCATCGGCTTCGAGGAGGCCACCAGTATCGCCCGCGGCGTCGACGCGACGGACCTCGGTCGCCCGCTCACCCACGACCTGTTGCTCGACGTCATCGAGGAACTGGGCGGCCGCGTCGACCGCGTCCACGTCGCCAGCATCGACGACGGCACCTACATCGGCGAGATACACCTCAACACGCCCCGGCAGGACACCGTCGTCGACGCCCGCCCGAGCGACGCGCTGGCGCTCGCGGCCCGGACGGACTGTCCCATCACGGTCGCCGAAGCGGTGTTCGAGGCCGGACGGGAGGCTCCGGAGCGCTTCGCCGAACTCGACGACATCCGCGACGTGGTCCAGACCGTCGCCATGGGCGAGTCGGAGGGGTTCTATGAGTGAGGAGCGAGCGGGCGGCGCGAACGACGGGGCCGACGCGGTCGACCCGTCGGTCCTCGCCGACCTGTTCGCCGTCATCGAGGACCGAAAGGAGACGCTCCCGGAGGGGTCGTACACCGCCTCGCTGTTCACCCACGAGAAAGGCGAGAACGCGGTGCTGGAGAAACTGGGAGAGGAGGCGACGGAGGTGCTCCTCGCCGCGAAGGACGACGACCACGCGGAACTGGCCCACGAGTCCGCGGACCTCGTCTACCACCTGCTGGTCCTGCTGTCGATGAAGGGGATGGACCTCGACGACCTGCTCGCGGAACTCGCCGACCGGCGCTGAGTTCCCGCGTCCTACTCGACCCGCTCGAACCGGTGGCGGACCACGTCCGCGTCGTCGTCCCACTCGAACCCGTCGCTGTGGGCGTGTTCGAGGCGCTTCCTGTACGCGTCGAGGTCCTCCGAGCCCTCCGCTCGCGCGTCCTCGTCGGTGAGGTCGCCGAGCGTGCGGTGGGTCACGTCGGTCACCTCGAAGGTGGTCCCGTCCACGGCGAAGGTGTCGCCGACCTCGGCGTAGGGGTTGCCGCGGTGAATCTGCGTGATGTCGCCGTCCAGGGCGAGCTGTTTGACGTGGTCGTTCGGGAGGAGCGTGTCCGCGTCGAGTTCGGCCATGACGGGCCTACGCGCGCCAGCCACAAAACAGTACGAGCGGGGGCGGTCCCCGCCGGTTCACCCCGCTCAGGCCAGTGCCGCGCCGAGCGCGCCGCCGACCGCACTCGGCAGTGACATGAGGAACCAGACGACGACGAGGAAGGCCGTCAGGCCGAGACCGAAGGCGGCGCCGCCGGGGCCGCCGCCGACGCCGAGGGCCGTCGTCGCGAGGAGGCCGATGACGAGGACGACGGCGACGCCGCCGATGGCCCCCGCGAGCAGGCCGTGCCACGCGCCGTTGCCGATGCTCCCCTTCGCGATGATGCCCGCGACGAACCCGCCGACGACCGCCGCACCGAGTTGGCCGACGCCCGGGAGGAGGATGCCGATGGAGCCGAGGACCAGTTCCACCGCGAAGCCGACGAGGACCGCACGCCAGTTGACCATGGGTCACGTAGCCGACTCGACGCCAAAACCCTGCCGCCGGGCGTGACTGTCGAACGCGCGGGAGGGTGCGGGGGT
Proteins encoded:
- a CDS encoding mechanosensitive ion channel family protein, giving the protein MVHTVHTSSVFLLQVGDVSTYLNQLLTSVVAFLPNLIGAILVLLVGWVVGRIVGRAIREVADRAEVDRAVLKTPLGRIMGGTEKAVSSAFGAIARYFVYALALVAAADVLAIDLLSEWVSTAMAYLPSFVAGLLVIVLGFVVADFIGDTIARTREATNSRATKYFASGTKLFLYFMAVVIGLDTMGIDTAILYVFAQAAAYGAGAALAIGVGVALGWGGKDYVANNISRWMGRAGSVAGTSDPRGPTMGPGTTDGGVDATEDADSDPEFERRFGSGPRGH
- the hisE gene encoding phosphoribosyl-ATP diphosphatase, which gives rise to MSEERAGGANDGADAVDPSVLADLFAVIEDRKETLPEGSYTASLFTHEKGENAVLEKLGEEATEVLLAAKDDDHAELAHESADLVYHLLVLLSMKGMDLDDLLAELADRR
- the pdxT gene encoding pyridoxal 5'-phosphate synthase glutaminase subunit PdxT → MTITAGVVAVQGDVSEHVAAIEAAAEANGAGEAHSASKRSGEHGDPRGGVEVREVRTAGVVPECDVLLLPGGESTTISRLLHGQGIDEEIRDHVAAGKPLLATCAGLIVVSRDAKDDRVRVLDLLDVSVDRNAFGRQVDSFEAPLDVTGLDDPFPAVFIRAPLIDEVGDGVEVLAEWEGRPVAVRQGSVVATSFHPELTDDDRIHRLAFFERALA
- a CDS encoding bifunctional nuclease family protein encodes the protein MDATIDAVRVAGTPNGPTPIVVLAVDDEEDILPIFIGFEEATSIARGVDATDLGRPLTHDLLLDVIEELGGRVDRVHVASIDDGTYIGEIHLNTPRQDTVVDARPSDALALAARTDCPITVAEAVFEAGREAPERFAELDDIRDVVQTVAMGESEGFYE
- a CDS encoding DUF5518 domain-containing protein, whose translation is MVNWRAVLVGFAVELVLGSIGILLPGVGQLGAAVVGGFVAGIIAKGSIGNGAWHGLLAGAIGGVAVVLVIGLLATTALGVGGGPGGAAFGLGLTAFLVVVWFLMSLPSAVGGALGAALA
- a CDS encoding ASCH domain-containing protein, producing the protein MAELDADTLLPNDHVKQLALDGDITQIHRGNPYAEVGDTFAVDGTTFEVTDVTHRTLGDLTDEDARAEGSEDLDAYRKRLEHAHSDGFEWDDDADVVRHRFERVE